From Triticum aestivum cultivar Chinese Spring chromosome 4A, IWGSC CS RefSeq v2.1, whole genome shotgun sequence, a single genomic window includes:
- the LOC123084610 gene encoding disease resistance protein PIK6-NP-like has translation MQKCGGVPLAIITIPSLLVGKPVEVWSKVYNSIGFGHEDNEDVDNTRKIVLFSYYALPCHLRTCLLYMSQYREDAYILKDSLISRWVGEGFVQEEQGVGLFEIAERYFNELVNKSMLQPAEILRHGIISHCSIHDMVLDMIRLLAKEENFLTIVDSHEQQAYPVYRNVRRLAVGNKNRLVDTPMPQVRTFNSMCFHECHPSLSCFKFLRVLALAGGNYSYIDITNQLEHLGKLVHLRYLALAQMNIHELPKEIGDLKFLHTLDFLEVRLQELPQSVGQLSRLKCLWLEATNTRVPDWIGNLTSLEMLCVCVRHASVFCTCRTDNQGC, from the coding sequence ATGCAAAAATGTGGTGGCGTACCTTTGGCTATAATCACAATACCAAGTTTGCTTGTTGGTAAACCAGTGGAGGTTTGGTCTAAGGTATACAACTCAATTGGTTTTGGGCATGAAGATAATGAAGATGTCGATAACACGAGAAAGATAGTTTTATTTAGCTACTATGCTCTACCTTGTCATCTGAGGACATGTTTATTATATATGAGCCAATATCGAGAAGATGCATATATTCTAAAAGATAGTTTGATATCGAGGTGGGTTGGTGAAGGTTTTGTCCAAGAAGAACAAGGGGTGGGATTGTTTGAGATCGCTGAGAGATATTTCAATGAGCTGGTTAACAAAAGCATGTTGCAACCAGCAGAGATTCTGCGCCATGGCATTATAAGTCATTGTTCTATCCATGATATGGTCCTTGATATGATACGTCTATTGGCTAAGGAAGAAAACTTTCTCACTATAGTGGATAGTCACGAGCAGCAAGCATATCCAGTATACCGCAATGTTCGTAGGCTGGCCGTTGGAAACAAAAACCGTCTGGTTGATACACCTATGCCACAAGTAAGGACATTTAATTCCATGTGCTTCCATGAATGTCACCCATCGCTTTCGTGCTTTAAATTTTTGCGTGTCCTAGCTCTAGCAGGTGGCAATTATTCCTATATAGACATCACAAATCAACTTGAACATCTTGGGAAGTTAGTCCACTTGAGGTATCTTGCACTAGCGCAGATGAATATCCATGAGCTCCCAAAGGAAATAGGGGACCTAAAGTTCTTACACACACTAGACTTCCTTGAGGTTAGACTACAAGAACTCCCACAGAGTGTTGGTCAGCTAAGTCGCCTGAAGTGTCTGTGGCTTGAAGCCACGAACACAAGAGTCCCAGACTGGATCGGGAACCTGACATCTCTGGAAATGCTATGCGTGTGTGTGCGCCACGCGTCCGTGTTCTGCACTTGTCGTACAGACAACCAGGGCTGCTAG